CCGCGAAAATATTTGAATTTCACGAAATTTTCGAATCACGGATTTCACGGATGATTTTGGATTTCACGGAGAAAAACTTTCCCAAGCGCAATCCTATTTATCGCCTTTTTTCGCGTCATTCTTTTTTCTTTCGCGTTTTCGCGATTCAAAAACGCAACCAAATTTGAATTCTCAAGGAAGTTTTTGAATCCTTTGTTCAAATTACAGGTTAAGACGCAAGTTAATGGATTTTCCATATAAAAAGACAATCCGGCTAGGTTCTCTAAAGGAGAGTCCTGGCCGGATTTTTTTTGTTGAAAATCAAATGGCGGATAGTCGAATTTTATAACTTCGGGAAGCCCCAAGGTTCGCGGCGGGGACGGTCGATGTACGTATTGGCGTCGTCGTCTCCGATGAAATTTTCGTTTTTGGGGTCCCATTTCAGTTTGCGCCGCGTCCAACGGGCGATGTTGATGAGATGGCAAACCGAAGTAGAACGGTGGCCGATTTCCACATCGGCGATGGGCAGTTGGCGGCTGCGTATGCAATCGAGCCAGTTCTGCTGATGATAGAGGCTAACGGGCAATTTGATTTCCGCATCGGCGATGGGTTCTTTGGCGATCTCTTCGGGATCGGCTTTGTATTTTCCGCGATCGACCAGAATAGAACCTTTGTCGCCGACGAAGAGTCCGCCGCCTTCGGGGCCTTTGCCGTCCGTGATGACTTCAACGCCGTTTTCGTAGCGCAGATGGACGAAGAGGTCTAATTTCAGCGAATTGACTTCCGCCCAGATTTCCGTGGGGCCGCTTTCGTCCATGCCCAATCCCCATTGGATGATGTCAATGCCGTGCGCTCCCCAGCCGGTTACTTCGCCGCCGGAATAGGGCATGATGGAAATCCAGCCGGGCTGGGCGCGGGGAGTGAAGATGTCTTTGTGATAGGCGCGCGGCGCCGTCTGCCCCAGCCACATATCCCAATCCAAGCCGTCGGGAACGGGCTGCGCCGGGAACGGCTGATCCCAAGGGCTGGGATAGTTGGCGGCATGGACGGTATGAATTTTTCCCGCCCGTTGGTTGCGCGCCAGTTCGCAGCCGATGCGGCATTCCTTCATGGAGCGCTGCTGGCTGCCGCATTGCACGATGCGCTGATATTTGCGCGCCGCTTTGACCATCTCGCGGCCTTCGCGGATGGTCAGGGTCATGGGTTTTTCCACGTAAACGTCTTTACCCGCCATGCAGGCGTGAATGGCGTTCAAGGCGTGCCAGTGATCGGGCGTGGCGATGACGACGGCGTCCACCTCTTTGGATTCCAGCAATTTGCGGTAATCCTGATAAGTCTTCCAATTCTTGCCGCTCGCCGCTTGTTCCATGCGGGGCTTGTAC
The sequence above is drawn from the Candidatus Omnitrophota bacterium genome and encodes:
- a CDS encoding Gfo/Idh/MocA family oxidoreductase, encoding MNNAKSMTRRTFNLAGAAAIAAPMILPSRVLAGPNDAISLGWIGVGRRGQQLMGDFRGSKGSQIVAISDLYKPRMEQAASGKNWKTYQDYRKLLESKEVDAVVIATPDHWHALNAIHACMAGKDVYVEKPMTLTIREGREMVKAARKYQRIVQCGSQQRSMKECRIGCELARNQRAGKIHTVHAANYPSPWDQPFPAQPVPDGLDWDMWLGQTAPRAYHKDIFTPRAQPGWISIMPYSGGEVTGWGAHGIDIIQWGLGMDESGPTEIWAEVNSLKLDLFVHLRYENGVEVITDGKGPEGGGLFVGDKGSILVDRGKYKADPEEIAKEPIADAEIKLPVSLYHQQNWLDCIRSRQLPIADVEIGHRSTSVCHLINIARWTRRKLKWDPKNENFIGDDDANTYIDRPRREPWGFPKL